From the genome of Brassica oleracea var. oleracea cultivar TO1000 chromosome C4, BOL, whole genome shotgun sequence:
CTCGCAGTAACAGCTGTGTGTGAGTGAGAGATACGCGCCTATTCTGAGCGCGTTGGATTAGGAAGAATGTGAAAATTCTAGTAATCCCCTCTTCAAACGAGGGCTTAAGAAGTTATCCATTGGCCAATGGTTTTATAGGATGATGCTGCTGCTGCTGCTGCTGCTTCTAAGTGTGTTGTGTGTAAGTAAACTGAGGAAGCTCCTTTTTTTATTACTGTCTTTTGTTATCAGATCTCTCTAATGTTTAGGGTTTTGTGTTTGTGATCACTTTAGCTCAGAGTCTCTCAGTGTTTCTCTGATCTCTGTTTCCTACTGAGTAGTTGAAAGCAAAGAAAGTGACCATTTGTATTGTCTGGTATCTGAGTAACTGATGCATGTATATGCCACACATAGGTGAGTTTTGTCTATTTTCTTCTTTTATGAGTATATTACCCTCTTCCTGCATCATTGTTAAGTTCGATTATACTTAGTTGTGTTGTGTCCCCATGAGATTGGAAACAAATTAAAAGTTAGCCTTCTTAATCATTTGATTTACTCATGCAATGATGTTTCATGGAAGTTAATCCAACTTTTTTTGTAGCTTATTATATTATTCATGAGAAATGGAATCTGTTTAATTAGGTTTGGAAGTTGAAATTTTTTTTTGTAAGTACAATTCTTTAGATGTTAAAAGAGGAGTGGTCAATGCTTGAAGTGGAATATATATATATTTTTTATGTTTATGATTGGTGGTTGAAAGTGTTTGTTCGTCCATTATTAACTAATTTGAAAGGGTGTAATGCTACTTGGTTGATTCTAAAATGATACATATAATATATATTGAGAATAGTATAAAGATTGTCTTCTTATGAGCTAGTGTGTTTTGAGCTTTGCAGGTTTCTAAGTTGTGTAGTAGCTTGTAGCGTTTATAGACCATTATGAGAAGAGGTAGAGGGAAAGGGAGGAAGCCGAGTGCATCTGCTCGGGAAGATCGTGGAAGCGGTGAAGAAGAGAAGATCCCTGCTTACAGGAGAAGAGGAAGGCCACAGAAGCCGGTGAGAGATGATTTCGAAGAGGAGGAGGAAGAAGAGATGGTAGAGAAGATGGAACAAGAAGAAGATATTGATGATACTAATGAAAGCTCAGTAACAAGCAAAAAACCAGAGAACGAGAGGAAGAGGAAAATATCTAATACAGATCACAATGCGGATTTAAAAGAAGAAGAGACCGAGTTAGGATCCAAATCAAGCATGGATGGTTCCACTAAATCGATATCTGTTGGGTTTAGGCAGAATGGAAGCAGGAGGAAGAGCAAGCCGAGACGAGCTGCTGAAGCTGTTGTGGAATGTAATGGAGTTTGAAGAACTAAAATGAAACAGGATGATGACAAGTTAACCTGAGGAGGCCTCTTCTTTTTGGCTTTTATTACCTTTTTTTTGTTGCAATTTGATAACTTTGGATATCTTTTGGTGTTTATATGATTCATGAATCATTGGCATCATCAATTTGCATAGCCTTTTCTTGTGTCTCATATGTTTAGTTTTTGAGGGTTGATCGTCCAAAGATGGTCCCTGCTGCAACACATGAATATGGGAGGGAAAGTCATTCATACATGTGAGTGAGTTCATCTCATCTACAAAAGTTATAATCAGTCTAAGATATTATAATTTCAAATCGTGTACGTTAGGTAAATGTAGCAGTAAAGCCATTAAGGAAGAGAGTTAAGAAAAAGGGCAGAGTCATTACACTTTTTTTTGAAGTCATTACACTTAAGAGACTGGTCTACACATTTTAAATTAATAATTTATAATATATATATTCATAATCTAAAAGTCTAAACAACTTCAGAAACTTACAAAAACAAGCCTTGAATTGTTTACTTAGAAAAAAACTTAATTATTTTAAAAACATATGGTAATCATTTGAATTATCAATTATGTGAGAAAAAAACTAAACATATATTATATATATACTAATGTTTTACTATATTTAATTTTCTCTTTCTAGCTAATGATCAATCCCTCCCCCCCCCCAGGAAACTCAAACCCTAGTTCCCATCTTTTCTTTAACAAATAGAAAAAAGTTGAGGAGTTTATGACATTTTGTAAGTATTACATCATATTCAACTATAACGACGATATAATAATATTTTTTCTGAATGTATAGCTATCCAGAACCTAGTTGTTTCTGTGTGTGACACATGTTTGTAAAATCAGTCTTGAGAGATCAGGTCTTTAGTTTCAGGGTTTAACCAATGCAGCCAAACAAAAAGAAACTACTTTCACTAAATAAAGCTAAGCAAAAAGAACAAATCAAACCTAAACCTATATATAATATATAAAGTATTACAGTTCGCACAGACTCTGATGGATGTCTATAACTTTTCATACTTTCTATTATTACAAAAACCAGTAAGATCTTGCTTTGTATATTGAGCTGTGAACTTGTGACTATAATTTTTTCAAACAAATCAAATGGGGAGACAAACCAAATACTAAAATTTTATTTACAAAAAAGCAAGCAAACAAAGCGAAATCCAAAATAATTAAAACATCTTTTGGTTATAGTTTAATATATTTATTGTGTTGCTTGCACACCTGCCGACACCAGCTAGTTTCCTTGAAGTGCACATCTTTTGTTGTGTTCCAATAAATGTACTGCTCATATTTCAGTCGTTAATATTTTAATTTTTTAACCTTTAAAATCACTATAATTAAAAATTCACAATCATTTTTTTACCATATTCGTTACTCTCTAACTACTACAGTTATTTGTAAAAGTAAGAAACCCTCTATTTATAGAACTCTGAACTCCTCGGCACTTGCTTTGTGGTTCCCAATGCTGAGTATAGAATCTATGAAGAATAACAGCATTTGAAGACCAAAAAGTCATTAATTTAAGTACAGAAAAAACATATTATCAAGATTTGTGAAGTCGGGTACGTTCTATGCAAGTCTCAAGATTGCTCCCTTGTCTCAGATAAGATGCTCTCAACAAATTAAACGCAGCTTTTAATTAAACTTACATCTCCTATGACCCAGAAAAACGTACATCACATGACACATCACCATAAACTTATTACATTACCTATGACCCCAAAAGAACTTACATCACCACATGACACATCACCATCTCATTTAATTATGGATGTCAACTTTAAGGAGAACGATCGAACTAGAACTCTTATCGTAACACATCGAATCCATATAATGTAGACACACAAGAAAGTTATAGTGGACCATATAGGTTTTTAAAGTTAATAATTGACGCTTTTTAGATGCGAGCGGCCTGATAATAAAACTGTAGGTGAGAACGATTTATGTGAGCTAGAACTGTAGATAGCGCTGAATCAATAAACTTATGCGTATGAGAGAATGATAACACACATTTGTCAAGAAGAAAAGTATGCTCTTAGCAAAAAAAAAAAAGAAGAAAAAGTATGCATAACGAGAGAAAATATGGGTCTAAAAGAAGCTAGCATGGGGCAAGCGGTGAATAGGATGAGTACTTTGTTATTGTATTGTGTTGAAAAAAACCTAAATTGTCGAGCTTGTCTAGTAGTATGATGGTATACAATGAATACTTAAAGGCCGCAACCTATGTCTGACGTTCATATGAGTGTGTTTCGCTCAATATAACGTGAAGTCAATACATCCCATATTCATGCTGAGATGATCTTAAACTTTTTTTACACCGATCATACAAGTTCTTATCCGATATTTTGTAACTGAATAAGTTTTTACATTTTCTACTGTTGATCATTTACATACTCACTTCTAAAGAATAAGGTTTTAAGCTATATAAAAACTTAAACCGATCTCATAATTAACCTCCTTAAATCTATTTTCTAACAGCTTAATTACTTTTAGTGTATATTCAAATGATTTTCTTTCAAACATGCATACTTAACGTGTCAAAATCAATTCCAAAACAAAAATAAAGATTTCATTTCCTAAAAAATATGTGGCCGCAAGCAAGCGAATCATGTAACTACTATCTAAAAACAGAATATATAACGGGGTTAGTTGAAAGATATTTTGGTTTGGTTTGGTTGGTTGGGATAATTTTCACTACAATTGGTTGATAAAAAATTATTTTGAGTACTCTATTTAATACTATTCCGTTGATTTTGGTTTGATAAACGTTCAGCTCAGATCTTAGTTCAAAACCCAGTCAAATTTGTGGTAGATTTTGGAGTTCAGAAACCCAAAATATCATCTCCATTTATTATTTGCCAACCTCATAATGCCAATGGTGGACCAAAAGAAAAACATGCATTTATTTATTCATTTGAAATAAAAAAAAAGAGAAAGAAATGCGTTTAACTCGTCAAATAATTGAACCGAAAAAAATCTATAAAAAAGTTGAAAACGTGAACAGTATAAAGTAAAAATAATAATAAAAAGATGTGTACATGATGAAAGACCTCTCCAATGTTCATTTGCCTCAAGTTTCTTCTAACTCCAAGATTGGAAACTGCTACATCTCTCTCTAACAAACAACAGTCTAGTCTTTGTCCGTACCATTTTACTTACTGTCTTTGTCTATCGCCACTCTCGTCTCTTTTTTATGCTTCTATTGTCTCTCTCTCTCTCTTGTTTACTTTCTTCCCCTTTCGTCCTTTCTTCAAACCAAGACAGTTAGGTTTGAGAGAGAGAGAGAGAATGATAAGCAAGTACTCTCTTTCTGTCTGAATAAAAGGAAACAAATATGAATATGGGTTCCAACTCGGGTCAGGGTCTTGGTCCTGTTCAGGCAGAGTCCGGTGGTTCATCGAATGAGTCATCCTCTTTCAGCGGAGGGCTCATGTTTGGGCAGAAGATCTACTTCGAGGACGCTGGAGTTGGGTCTTCTTCCTCCGGCGGGTCAAACAGAAGGGTTCGTGGAGGCGGGTCGGGTCAATCAAGTCAGATACCAAGGTGCCAAGTGGAAGGCTGTGGAGTGGATCTAACCAATGCAAAGGGCTACTACTTGAGGCACAGAGTTTGTGGAATGCACTCTAAAACACCTAGAGTCATTGTTGGTGGTATCGAACAGAGGTTTTGTCAACAGTGCAGCAGGTTCTTTATTTCCTTCTTTCTCCCTATTCTACCCTTTACTTCTCGTGTTTATTTGTTTTGCCATTATCCACATGCCCGGTCCTGAACATAGGCAAATTAATGAACAATCGGTATAAAACATCACTATATTATATGATAATTTTAGTTGTGTATAGAACATTAATTATATAAAAATTAAGCAACCGGCACTTATTGCCGGCCAAGACTCTCCTGTGAATCAAATCCAAAGGCTTTAGCTATCTTTTTGTGTAGATTGTCAGTGTCATATGCTTTTTCTTGGCTTTAACGTCGTTGGAGGGTGTCACTTTTAACTTTACAGCTTAGTGTTTTGTAACTTGGTCTTGTGTTTGTTGGACTCGTTGGGGCTCAAATTTGGGAATATGTTTACGTGTACTTCTATATGCTTCTCTTTTATTTCTTTTGACTTGTCTCTCTAAAAAAAATCCAATCTAAAGGGATATGAAATGAATGGACAATAAGAAACCTATTGCCCTTATGTTTGCTTCTTTAGGTCGTATCATTATTGAGGGGGACAAAACTGGTACCATGGCATCAATGACGTGAACACTCAAGAAACTATGTTACAGTGTAACTTAACGAAAAAAAAAAAACTATGTTACAGTGTGTGTGTGGTTAATTATAAGATTCAGAATCAAGATAACCTTATTGACTTATAGAATCCATTAAGACGACCTTATGTGTTTGGAACGTTTTTGGGGTTATATGTTGCTTTCCTTAGAAGTTAACACGGACTGAATCAATATGACATATAGGTTTCATCAGCTTCAAGAATTTGACCTAGAGAAAAGGAGTTGCCGTAGGAGACTCGCTGGTCATAATGAGCGACGGAGGAAGCCACAGCCTGCGTCTCTCTCAGTGTTGTCTTCTCGTTATGGGAGGATAGCACCTTCCCTTTACGGTTAGATCCTTAAACCTGTTATGTTAATCAACGAATGAAAGTCCTACATTTGGAGAAGTAATAGACTAATATATAAATGGTTAGAGCCAATCTATTTATTATCAATTAATTGATTTTAGCCAATGAAATTCAACATAATAAGATTTTTTTCAAAAAAAAAAAATATTAACATAATAAGATGACTTGTAAACTAAACCTAAGATGTATATGTTTCACAATGTTTTGGGGACAGGAAATGCTGAAACTACAATGAATGGGAGCTTTCTTGGTTCCCAAGATATGAGTTGGACGAGTTCAAGAACGTTGGATACAAGAGTAATGAGACGGCCAGTGGCAGCACCATCATGGCAGATCAATCCAATGGACGTGTTTAGTCAAGGATCAGTAAGTGGAGGAGGAGGGATAAGCTTCTCATCTCCAGAGATTATGGACACTAAACCAGAGAGCTACAAGGGTATTGGCGGTGAATCAAACTGTGCTCTCTCTCTTCTGTCAAATCCACATCAGCCACAAGACGACGACAACAACAACAACACATGGAGAACTTCTTCAGGTTTTGGTCCTATGACGGTTACAATGGCTCAGCCACCACCTGCACCTAGCCAGCATCAGTATCTGAACCCGCCTTGGGTGTTCAAGGACGATGATAATAACTGTCCGAATGATATGTCTCCTGTTTTGAACTTGGCCCGGTTCACCGAGACAGATACGACAATGGGTGAGTTCGAGTTATCTGATCATCATCAACATCAAAATAGGAGGCAGTACATGGAAGATGAGAACACAAGGGCTTATGACTCTTCTTCACACCATAACAACTGGTCTCTCTGAGTCACTTTGCCTCAAAAAGTAGACTACTCTTTGCAATATCTCATTTTTTTCCCTGTTATTTGCTATTATTAAACCAGACAATGGCTTTTGTTTTTATTCTTTTGTTGTTGTTCTCTCCTCAACTTAAGAGATAATTTTGAGCATTATGATCATCAATATCACATAAATGTTTCATATATTGATCTATATATAATCTCTCTCTCTATATATATATATAAATGTTTTTAACTTAAAACTGATTAGTGATAATTGGATTGTATTATCTTAACTTTTGATATGGGACAATGTTCTTTGCAGAAATAATCAATGAACCAACTTAGGAATGGATCAATAATTGATCGGATAGGATTACCTGGATCGGATTTTGATAACATATTAAATTGATATTTTCAACTAAAAACTAATTGATAATAAATTGATTAGTCCATCTACAACTTAAGATCTCTTCCAAAGGATGTAGCTCTAATATAATCATCCTAGTGAATCAAAGTATGAGCTACTAGCTAGAATATTACATCATCGCTTAGCCTTATAGCTTATCCATAGCCAAGACAGTTCACTAGTCAGGCTCACCAGCTTTTTCTCAGACTCAAACAGCTTAAATTCCTAGCTTATACGGTTTTAATGGGCTTATTTAACGGGCCTCATAGGCCCAAGTTTGTAATCAGGCTTTCTCTAAGCACTACAGTCTCGTCTCGTCTCCTGAAGAACAACAAAGAACACATCTTTGATCTTCATCCACTGAATCGCTAATCTCGTCATTCGTCTCTCGAATCCTTAAAAAGGTTAGACCTTTCTCGATCCTTGTATGATTCATTACGTAACATTCATCTGTTTTTCACTGATTGACTCCAATCTCTCGTTCTTGTATCACGACTTCGATGAGCTTCTCAAATTAGGGTTCTTCCTTTGCATCAACAAAGTCTCAAACTTTTTGTGTTCTTCCAATCCATTTGCTTCTCTACATGATACCCATGATGATTATCTTTCTTACTAATGATGTTCACGATTTTGGAATGGGTCAAAACCTGGATTTGTTGTTTTTGTTGTTGTTGTTGTTGTTTGATCCTTGTTGTTGTTGTTCTTGTTTGATCTTTGTTGTTGTTTGATATTTGTTGTTGTTGTTGTTGTTGTTGTTTGATCTTTGATGTTGTTGTTTTGTTGTTTGGTCTTTGTTGTTGTTTTATTGTTTGATCTTTGTTGTTGTTGTTGTTGTTTGATTTTATGTTCTGTAATGAATGTTTTGCTGGTCTGTGCATTGTCTAGAACCGTAGGAAGAAACAATGGATCCAGCTGAGATGAGGTACTTGGAAGAAGAGGACGGCCCCATGATGAAGACCATCAAAGGCAGCGTGACTGGTTTCGCCGCCGGGACCATCTACGGAACCATTTTGGCCACGTGGAAAGACGTTCCGAGGGTGGAGAGGAACGTGGCTCTTCCGGGGCTCATCAGAACCCTGAAGATGATGGGAACTCACGGGCTCACTTTCGCCGCCATTGGAGGAGTTTACATCGGTGTTGAGCAGGTGGTTCAGGGTTATAGAGGCAAGAGAGATTTTTTCAATGGTGCTATTGGTGGGTTTGTTGCTGGAGCTTCTGTCCTTGGCTATAGAGGTAAAAATGCTCTTTCATTCTTTGGTTAGTGTATGAGTTTTGTCTCAATGATAAGTAGTTTGGTTGGAACTGATATGGTTTCGTTTTTTTTTTTGACGTAGCAAGGAGCATCCCAACAGCGATAGCTGCAGGTGCAACACTAGCGGTTACATCTGCTTTGATTGACTCTGGAGGTCAGACCACAAGAGTAGACAACGGCAGAGAGTATTATCCTTACGCTCCCGTTGAGAAAACAGCTAAAGCTGATGCTTGATCTCTCTTTTGGCGTTCGGAACTCTTAATAAAGCTCTGCATCTGCTTATCATGGGCTCTTGAGATCATCTCTCTTCCCTGTCCTCTCTATTTTTTTGTTTTGTTTCTGGAGATATAAAATTGCTCTTGTTTCCTCCTGTGTTTATGGAGAGTGACTTACATCTTTTGTCTGAACTTTTCCTTGCAATAAAAAATCAACTTTGTTTTCAAAATGTTAAAGTTATCAGACATGTACTTGCGTCTGTTCTATCTGAACGTGGCTAAAGCACACTAGAAAATCTACATGTCAAGGCTGAGTTGAATACGTGGCAACAGCTCATTGGCTATCTTAAATTCTCTTGTGCTATGTCTAATCTTAAATGGTTCTTGACTTCTTGTCCTTGTGTGACTATCACATCGCTGACGAGTTTTTTTCTCTCTTTCTCTCGAGACTTCTGCATCAATGGCGGGGATCGTTAGCCCTGGCCCTACGGCTCTTTACTTCACCAGGTAAAAGCTACTTCCTTCATCTGAAAGCTTTACTCCTTTCTTGAAACTGTTTTTGGTTTCTGAAGCAGTAATCTCGGCGCAAGGCGGTTGAAAGCGGTGAGCTGGTCGGGAAAGAGTGTCTCTGGTAACGTTCTCCGCCGGAGAAACCTGAGAATCGCGGCGGAGGTGAAGTTTGTGAATGCAGAGGAAGCAAAGAAGTTGATAGCGGCGGAAGGTTACAAGGTTGTGGATGTGAGAGACAAGACTCAGTTCGAGAGAGCTCATATAAAGTCTTGCCACCATATCCCTCTCTTCATTTTCAACGAAGACAACGATCTTGGTAAGAAACTCAAGCCCTCCTAAACTTGAACAGAACAGTAAGACTCGAGGCACTAAGTGATACTGTCTTTGATGAAATTGCAGGGAC
Proteins encoded in this window:
- the LOC106343015 gene encoding squamosa promoter-binding-like protein 9; this encodes MNMGSNSGQGLGPVQAESGGSSNESSSFSGGLMFGQKIYFEDAGVGSSSSGGSNRRVRGGGSGQSSQIPRCQVEGCGVDLTNAKGYYLRHRVCGMHSKTPRVIVGGIEQRFCQQCSRFHQLQEFDLEKRSCRRRLAGHNERRRKPQPASLSVLSSRYGRIAPSLYGNAETTMNGSFLGSQDMSWTSSRTLDTRVMRRPVAAPSWQINPMDVFSQGSVSGGGGISFSSPEIMDTKPESYKGIGGESNCALSLLSNPHQPQDDDNNNNTWRTSSGFGPMTVTMAQPPPAPSQHQYLNPPWVFKDDDNNCPNDMSPVLNLARFTETDTTMGEFELSDHHQHQNRRQYMEDENTRAYDSSSHHNNWSL
- the LOC106343016 gene encoding histone chaperone ASF1-like, whose amino-acid sequence is MRRGRGKGRKPSASAREDRGSGEEEKIPAYRRRGRPQKPVRDDFEEEEEEEMVEKMEQEEDIDDTNESSVTSKKPENERKRKISNTDHNADLKEEETELGSKSSMDGSTKSISVGFRQNGSRRKSKPRRAAEAVVECNGV
- the LOC106342615 gene encoding outer envelope pore protein 16-3, chloroplastic/mitochondrial; amino-acid sequence: MDPAEMRYLEEEDGPMMKTIKGSVTGFAAGTIYGTILATWKDVPRVERNVALPGLIRTLKMMGTHGLTFAAIGGVYIGVEQVVQGYRGKRDFFNGAIGGFVAGASVLGYRARSIPTAIAAGATLAVTSALIDSGGQTTRVDNGREYYPYAPVEKTAKADA